TATCAGGTAAAGATAAAAAAATCATAACAACATATAAAGCACCTATGAATGACCCAAAAAATAAATTTAAATTTCGTGTCTTTGCTTTTGAAAATCTCTTTGTTAAATATAAAATAATATAGTTTATAATCAAATTTTCTAAAAATATAACATCAACATACAACTTGACCAGCCCCAATGCATAATGATCCACCTAACTAAAATATATTCATATGATAAATCTTTATTCATATTATAATAAAAAATTATCAATAAAAATGTTATATTATGGTATTTATCTATAGCTTATCACATAATTTTTTTATTGGTTTATATATTTTTTTGGTGCTTATTGTAATTATTTAAACATAAAAAAACACACCTCATATTAAATTATCAAAAAAGGTGTGTTTTTTATGTTTATTACGTTTTTTATTGTTTTTTACCTCTCCTTAAAAAAGTCGGAATATCAAGGTCGTCATTGTCTATTTTTATGTTTTCACTCATTTCTTTTATTTCGTTTTGTTGCTTATCACTTCTACCAATCTTAGTTTTTTTACTTTCAACATCTTTTTTCTCAAACCCAGTAGCAATTACTGTTATTCTTATTTGGTCTTCTAAACTTTCATCAATAACAGCACCAAAAATAATATTAGCATCAGGATCTGCTGTTTCATATATGTAATTTGCGGCCTCATTTACTTCAAATATACTTAGATTAGATCCACCAGCAATATTTAAGAGAATTCCTCTTGCTCCTTCTATTGATGTCTCTAAGAGAGGACTTTGTACAGCCTGTTTTGCCGCTTCTGTTGCCTTATTTTCACCTGATGCAATACCAATACCCATATGTGCAAGACCTGTTTCCATCATGATAGTCTTCACATCAGCGAAATCGACATTTACAAGACCAGGAACAGCAATTAAATCCGATATACCTTGTACACCTTGCCTTAACACATCATCAGCTATTTTAAATGCATCCAGCATTGATGTTTTCTTTTCAGCTACTTGTAAAAGTCTATCATTAGGGATAGTTACGAGTGCATCAACATGTTTTTTTAAATCACTGATTCCCATTTCAGCATGTGCCATTCTTTTTCTACCTTCAAATGTAAAAGGTTTTGTAACAACACCAACAGTCAAGATTCCAAGTTCTTTTGTAATCTCCGCAACAACAGGTGCGGCACCAGTACCAGTTCCGCCTCCCATACCAGCCGTAATAAAAACCATGTCTGCACCACTTATAATCTTTTCAATTTCATCCTTGGTCTCTTCTGCCGCTTTCTTGCCAATTTCAGGATTCGCCCCTGCACCCAATCCCTTAGTTAATTTATCACCTATTTGTATTTTGGTTTCTGCTTTTGACATATATAATGCTTGTTTATCTGTATTAATTGCAACAAATTCAACACCTTTAAGCCCCGCATCAATCATTCTATTGACAGCGTTTCCTCCACCACCACCTACGC
This portion of the Thermoanaerobacterium sp. RBIITD genome encodes:
- the ftsZ gene encoding cell division protein FtsZ; this translates as MIGIETDMEQFANIKVIGVGGGGGNAVNRMIDAGLKGVEFVAINTDKQALYMSKAETKIQIGDKLTKGLGAGANPEIGKKAAEETKDEIEKIISGADMVFITAGMGGGTGTGAAPVVAEITKELGILTVGVVTKPFTFEGRKRMAHAEMGISDLKKHVDALVTIPNDRLLQVAEKKTSMLDAFKIADDVLRQGVQGISDLIAVPGLVNVDFADVKTIMMETGLAHMGIGIASGENKATEAAKQAVQSPLLETSIEGARGILLNIAGGSNLSIFEVNEAANYIYETADPDANIIFGAVIDESLEDQIRITVIATGFEKKDVESKKTKIGRSDKQQNEIKEMSENIKIDNDDLDIPTFLRRGKKQ